GTGATGCTGCAGGTAGTCGAGCCGGGTGTGCAGCCCGCGGAACGGCAGTCCGTGTGACGGCAGCACCAGCGTGTCCTCGGGCAGCGGACGGAACCGCCCGAGCGAGTCGAGGTAGAGCTTCAGCGGGTTGCCGTTCGGCTGATCGGGCCAGACGCTCACATTGGTGGTGATCTTGGGCAGCACCTGATCGCCCGAGATCAGCACGTTGAGCTCCGGGCTGAAGAGACAGGCGTGCTCCGGCGCGTGCCCCATCACCGTGAACGCGTGCCAGCGCAGGCCGCCGATGGTGAGCACGTCGCCCTCGCGCACCGCCCGGAAATCCTGGGCCACCGACGGCACGAGCTGCCGGTAGTGGTTGCCGCGTCCGCGGAAGGCGTCGACCTGCGCCTCCGGCACTCCGTGCCGGCGATAGTAGTCGAGCCGCTTCTCCGAGTCGTTGCCGCCCATGCCCTGCCACGCGAGGTGCGACATCAGCCACTCGGCCTGCGGGCACCACAGCTCGACCCCGAAGCGCTGGGCCAGCCAGTCGGCGTTGCCGATGTGATCCGGATGGAAGTGGGTGACGACCACGCGCACGATCGGACGGTTCGCCAGCTCGCCCGCGAACAGCCCGTCCCACAGCTCGCGCGTCGGCGGCAGTCCGATCCCGGTGTCCACCACCGTGATGCCGTCGCCGTCGTCGAGCAGCCACAGGTTGATGTGGTTCAGCTGGAACGGCAGCGGCATGCGGATCCAGCGCACGCCCGGCGCCACCTCGATGCTGGTGCCGCCCGCGGGCGGCTCGGGCCAGGGATGCGCGAGGCCGGGAGCGGGCGCGGACAGCGGGTGCTCGGGCTCGGGTTTCATGCCCTCACTGTACCGCGTTCGGGGCCCGCGCCGCGGACCTTGTCCAGTTGGCGGCCCGAGGGCGCGGCGCCTCCCGGCGGTTGTCCGGGCTCGGCGCGCGCGCTCACTCCACCGGCGCGGGCAGCGGGGACACGCGCTCGCCGTCGCGGTCGTCGTCCGCCTTCGGGGCGGCCGGATCGGCGTGCACCCGCCGCATCAGCGGCAGGAACAGCGGTACCAGCGAGAAGAGAATCGCGAGGATCCAGAAGTCGTCGGCGTAGGCCAGCACCTGCGCCTGTCCTACCACGTCGTGGTAGAGCATCGCGGTGGCCTGCCGCTGCGCGGTGAAGGCGTCGGCGCCCTGGGCCAGGAAGTGTCGCGTCCATTCCCCGAGGCGCCGCTGCGTCTCCGGATCCCACACCGTGACGTGCGCCACCAGGTTGTGCTGGTGGAACTGGCTGCGCTGGGCGAGGAACGTGGTGGCCAGCGCGATGCCCACGCTGCCGCCGAGATTGCGCAGCACGTTGTAGGCGGAGGTGGCGTTGACCAGCTTGTCCTTGCGGATGGTGGCCAGGGTCAGGGTGGACAGGGGCACGAAGATGAAGCCGAGCGCGAAGCCCTGGATGATCCGGGGCAGCGTCAGCGTCCAGTAGTCCATGCCCAGTGTGAGGTTCGACATCATGTAGAGGCTGATCGCGTTCACCAGGCAGCCGAAGGTGAGCAGCAGGCGCTGGTCCACCCGAGTGACCAGGCGCCCGCACAGGATCAGCGAGAACATGTTGCCGAGGCCGCCGGGGGCCAGGACGAGGCCGGAGGTATACGCGTCGTAGCCGAGGAGCTTCTGCGAGTAGAGGGCCAGCAGCACCATGCTCGAGAACATGCCGAGGCCGATCAGGGCGATGAAGCTGGCCCCGAAGGCGAAGTTGCGATCGGTGAAGACCCGCAGATCCATGATCGGATGGTCGGCCATCAGCTCGCGGATCAGGAAGCCGACCAGGGCCACGCCGGCCAGCAACGCCAGCGTCACGATGAGCCGGGAGTCGAACCAGTCCTCGCGCTCGCCGCGGTCGAGCATCAGCTGCAGGCTGCCGAAGCCCACGATCATGAGGGCGAGGCCGGGCCAGTCCACCCGCGCGGGCTTCTTGAGATACGGCGGATCGAACAGGCAGGCGCTCGCCATGAAGAACCCGAGGAGGCCCACCGGCAGATTGATGTAGAAGATCCAGCGCCACGACCAGTTGTCCGCGATGTAGCCGCCGAGCGTCGGGCCGATGATCGGGCCCATCATGAAGCCCACGCCCCACACCGCCATCGCGAGGCCGCGCTGGCCGAGCGGGAAGATCTCCCAGAGGATGGCCTGCGAGAGCGGGATGATCGGGCCGCCCCCGATGCCCTGCGCGATGCGGGCGAGGATCAGGAAGGTGAGGTTCGGGGCCATGCCCGACAGCACCGAGCTCACCGTGAACAGCACGCAGCATACGAGGAAGAAGCGCTTGCGCCCGAGCAGGCCGGCGAGCCAGCCGGTGGCGGGAATGATGATCGCGTTGGCGGCCAGATAGGACGTGATCACCCACGAGACTTCCTCGAGGCCGGCGGAGAGCGAGCCCTGCAGATGCGGCAGCACCACGTTGGTCACGCTGGTGTCGAGCACCTGCATGAAGGCCACCACCATCACCGACAGCGTGATGGCCCACTTGCGGGCCGCCGAGATCGGCGCGGCCTCGACCGGCGACGACACGGCTACTTCACCCGGATGACCACGTAGGCGGACATCCCGGCCCGGAGGGTGTGCGGGTTGCCCAGCTCGCGGGGATCGAGCCGGATCTTCACCGGCACGCGCTGCACGACCTTGACCCAGTTGCCGGTGGCGTTCTCCGGCGGCAGCAGCGAGAAGCGAGAGCCGGTGCCCGCGCTCAGCGAGTCCACGGTGCCGTGGAAGACCTGGCCCGGGAAGGTGTCGATCTCCACGTCGGCGGCCATGCCCGGCCGCACGCGGCCGAGCTGCGTCTCCTTGAAGTTGGCGAGCACCCACACGTCGTGCAGCGGGACCAGGGCCAGCAGCGGCTGGCCCATCTGCACCACCTGCCCGACCTCCACGCTCTTCTTCGACACCACCCCGTCGCTGGGCGCGCGCACCTCGGTGTGCTGCAGCTGCAGCTCGGCGAACGACAGGTCGGCGCGGGCCTGGCTGAGGGCGGCCTCGGCCCGCTCGACCTCCGCCTCCTTGACCGTGACCTGCCGCCGCTGGCTCTCCACCCGCCCGAGCGCGGCCCGCGCCTCGTTCACCCGCTGCCGGGCCAGGCTCACCGCGAGCGTGCGGCTGGCCAGCGCGGCCTCGGCCTGCTGGGCTTCCTTCTCGGCCTGGTTGAGCCGCTTCTGGGTGGCCTCGACGGTGGCGGTCGAGGTGAGCATCACCATCTCGGCCTGATCGAAGTCGCGCTGCGAGACGAAGCCGCCCTGCAGCAGCCGCTTCATCCGATCCATCTCGCGCGCGTTCTGGCGCTGCGTGCTCTGCGCGCCGGCGACGTCGGCGATCATCGCGGCGGTCGCCGCGCGCTTGGCCTCCAGGGTGGCGCGCGCCTCCGCCACCGCCGACTCCGCGGCCTGCTCGGCCACCCGCGCCGACTCGAGCGCGGCGCGCGACTCGTCGACCTGCGCGGCGGTGGTCTCGCGGGTCAGCTGCGTCTCGGAGCGGGTGGCCTGGTGGCTGGCCAGCGCCACCGCCACCGCGGCCTTGGCCTGATCGCGCCGGGCCTCGTAGTCGCGCGGGTCGATGCGGAGGAGGACGTCGCCGGCCTTGACCGCGCGGTTATCGTCCATGCGCAGCTCGGCGACGTGGCCCGCGACCTTGGCGCTGATGACGACGATGCTGCCTTCTACGTACGCGTCATCCGTGGAGATGTACCGGAAGCTCTGCCACCAGAGGTACCCGCCGTACACCAGGCCGGCCAGGACGACCGCCACGGCCAGGCCGATCAAACGCCCTCGTCTCATCCCGCGGGTATGCTATCACCCCGCAGACGGGGCGGGACACCGATCACGGGCCGTAGCGCAGCTTCTCGACGCGGACCGGGCCCGAGGGCGGGATGGTCAGTATATGTAGATCCCCGTAGTCGACCGGCCCCATGCCGTCCCCGCCCAGCCGCCCGTAGACCGCCTGCAGGTTTCCCGACACATTGCCTACCCACACCACGACG
This portion of the Candidatus Methylomirabilota bacterium genome encodes:
- a CDS encoding MBL fold metallo-hydrolase, coding for MKPEPEHPLSAPAPGLAHPWPEPPAGGTSIEVAPGVRWIRMPLPFQLNHINLWLLDDGDGITVVDTGIGLPPTRELWDGLFAGELANRPIVRVVVTHFHPDHIGNADWLAQRFGVELWCPQAEWLMSHLAWQGMGGNDSEKRLDYYRRHGVPEAQVDAFRGRGNHYRQLVPSVAQDFRAVREGDVLTIGGLRWHAFTVMGHAPEHACLFSPELNVLISGDQVLPKITTNVSVWPDQPNGNPLKLYLDSLGRFRPLPEDTLVLPSHGLPFRGLHTRLDYLQHHHDERLSETIDALAEPRTAHDLVPVLFRRQLDAHQLGFAIGETVAHLHFLEARGQAERLAGRDGVHRFRKA
- a CDS encoding DHA2 family efflux MFS transporter permease subunit; the encoded protein is MSSPVEAAPISAARKWAITLSVMVVAFMQVLDTSVTNVVLPHLQGSLSAGLEEVSWVITSYLAANAIIIPATGWLAGLLGRKRFFLVCCVLFTVSSVLSGMAPNLTFLILARIAQGIGGGPIIPLSQAILWEIFPLGQRGLAMAVWGVGFMMGPIIGPTLGGYIADNWSWRWIFYINLPVGLLGFFMASACLFDPPYLKKPARVDWPGLALMIVGFGSLQLMLDRGEREDWFDSRLIVTLALLAGVALVGFLIRELMADHPIMDLRVFTDRNFAFGASFIALIGLGMFSSMVLLALYSQKLLGYDAYTSGLVLAPGGLGNMFSLILCGRLVTRVDQRLLLTFGCLVNAISLYMMSNLTLGMDYWTLTLPRIIQGFALGFIFVPLSTLTLATIRKDKLVNATSAYNVLRNLGGSVGIALATTFLAQRSQFHQHNLVAHVTVWDPETQRRLGEWTRHFLAQGADAFTAQRQATAMLYHDVVGQAQVLAYADDFWILAILFSLVPLFLPLMRRVHADPAAPKADDDRDGERVSPLPAPVE
- a CDS encoding HlyD family secretion protein; this translates as MRRGRLIGLAVAVVLAGLVYGGYLWWQSFRYISTDDAYVEGSIVVISAKVAGHVAELRMDDNRAVKAGDVLLRIDPRDYEARRDQAKAAVAVALASHQATRSETQLTRETTAAQVDESRAALESARVAEQAAESAVAEARATLEAKRAATAAMIADVAGAQSTQRQNAREMDRMKRLLQGGFVSQRDFDQAEMVMLTSTATVEATQKRLNQAEKEAQQAEAALASRTLAVSLARQRVNEARAALGRVESQRRQVTVKEAEVERAEAALSQARADLSFAELQLQHTEVRAPSDGVVSKKSVEVGQVVQMGQPLLALVPLHDVWVLANFKETQLGRVRPGMAADVEIDTFPGQVFHGTVDSLSAGTGSRFSLLPPENATGNWVKVVQRVPVKIRLDPRELGNPHTLRAGMSAYVVIRVK